Sequence from the Acidimicrobiia bacterium genome:
GTCGATGCCAGGTTCGTGCGTGCAGCTCACGAAGTCGGCAAACAGGTGCACGTTTGGACCATCAACGAAGCGGAGGAGATGCACCGGCTGCTCGACATGGGGGTCGATGCGCTGATATCGGACCGGCCGGACGTCCTGAAGCAGGTGCTGAGGGATCGGTCCAACCTCTGATCGGTTCTCTGCAATAACCGAGGCCCCGGCAGGGGGTGCCGGGGCCTCAGGTGTGCACGGCCTCTTGTTCGGCCGGCGCCAGGGAAAACCCGACCGCAGGCGACGTGCACATCAGGCCTCCCGTCGGCATGTGCCCGGAAACCTAAACGTTTCTTCGACGGCATTTGGTGGAGCGGACGGTAACCCGGCTAGCCGACGACCGGTTTGTGGCTCGGTCGGGCCGCCTCGAACGAGTCGACCAGTGAGGAGTGCTCCATCGTGATCCCGATGTCGTCGAGCCCCGCCAGCAGGCGATGCCGTACGAATGGGTCGAGGTCGAAATCGGCGGTCAGGCCGGGCGCCTCGACGACCATGTCGACCAGGTCGACGGTCACCTCGGCGGCCGGATCCTCTGCGGCCAGATCGAGTAGATACTGCACTTCCTTTTCGGAAAGGACGACCGGCAGCAGGCCGATCTTGGTGCAGTTGGTGAAGAAGATGTCCGCGAAAGAGGGGG
This genomic interval carries:
- the leuD gene encoding 3-isopropylmalate dehydratase small subunit — translated: MKAVQKVVGTMAPLPRANVDTDQIMPKQFLKRTQRTGYGEFVCWDWRRKPDGELNPDFVLNKPEYAGASVLVSGPNFGCGSSREHAPWGLQDWGFEAIIAPSFADIFFTNCTKIGLLPVVLSEKEVQYLLDLAAEDPAAEVTVDLVDMVVEAPGLTADFDLDPFVRHRLLAGLDDIGITMEHSSLVDSFEAARPSHKPVVG